In Burkholderia sp. GAS332, one DNA window encodes the following:
- a CDS encoding tartronate-semialdehyde synthase, whose amino-acid sequence MAKMRAVDAAVLVLEKEGIDTAFGVPGAAINPFYSAMRKAGNISHVLARHVEGASHMAEGYTRAKPGNIGVCIGTSGPAGTDMITGLYSAQADSIPILAITGQAPRARLYKEDFQAVDIESIAKPVTKWAVTVREPALVPRVFQQAFHLMRSGRPGPVLVDLPIDVQLAEIEFDIDTYEPLPVYKPKATRKQIEAALKMLNDAEKPLIVSGGGVLNAAAEDLLVEFAETVGVPVIPTLMSWGAIPDDHPLMAGMVGLQTSHRYGNATMLASDFALGIGNRWANRHTGSVEVYTKGRKFVHVDIEPTQIGRVFGPDLGIVSDAKAALELFVEVAKEWKAAGKLKDRSAWVADCQQRKKTMLRKTHFDNVPMKPQRVYEEMNQVFGRDTCYVSTIGLSQIAGAQFLHVYKARNWINCGQAGPLGWTIPAALGVRAADPQRPIVALSGDYDFQFMIEELAAGAQFKLPYIHVVVNNSYLGLIRQAQRAFDMDFCVQLGFENINAPEMNGYGVDHIAVAEGLGCKAIRVFKPEELKPALLKAQSMLSEFNVPVIVEVILERVTNISMGTEIDAINEFEDLAEKRQDAPTAISMLD is encoded by the coding sequence ATGGCCAAGATGAGAGCCGTCGACGCAGCCGTGCTGGTGCTCGAAAAAGAAGGCATCGACACCGCATTCGGCGTTCCGGGCGCAGCAATCAACCCGTTCTACTCGGCCATGCGCAAGGCAGGCAACATCAGCCACGTGCTGGCACGTCACGTTGAAGGCGCGTCGCACATGGCCGAAGGCTATACGCGCGCCAAGCCGGGCAACATCGGCGTGTGTATCGGCACGTCGGGTCCTGCCGGCACCGACATGATCACCGGTTTGTACTCCGCTCAGGCCGACTCGATTCCTATTCTGGCTATCACGGGCCAGGCACCGCGTGCGCGTCTGTACAAGGAAGACTTCCAGGCCGTCGATATCGAATCGATCGCCAAGCCGGTCACCAAGTGGGCCGTCACCGTGCGTGAGCCGGCGCTGGTGCCGCGCGTGTTCCAGCAGGCCTTCCACCTGATGCGCTCGGGCCGTCCGGGTCCGGTGCTGGTCGACCTGCCGATCGACGTGCAGCTCGCCGAAATCGAATTCGACATCGACACGTACGAACCGCTGCCGGTCTACAAGCCGAAAGCAACCCGCAAACAAATCGAAGCCGCGCTGAAGATGCTCAACGACGCTGAAAAGCCGTTGATCGTGTCGGGTGGCGGCGTGCTCAACGCAGCCGCTGAAGACCTGCTGGTCGAATTCGCCGAAACCGTCGGCGTGCCGGTGATCCCGACGCTGATGTCGTGGGGCGCGATTCCGGACGACCATCCGCTGATGGCCGGCATGGTCGGCTTGCAAACCTCGCACCGCTACGGCAATGCGACGATGCTCGCCTCCGACTTCGCGCTCGGCATCGGCAACCGCTGGGCAAACCGTCACACGGGTAGCGTCGAGGTTTATACCAAGGGCCGTAAGTTCGTGCACGTGGACATCGAGCCGACGCAGATCGGCCGCGTGTTCGGCCCGGACCTCGGCATCGTGTCGGACGCGAAAGCCGCGCTCGAACTGTTCGTCGAAGTGGCGAAGGAATGGAAGGCAGCCGGCAAGCTGAAGGACCGCAGCGCATGGGTCGCCGATTGCCAGCAACGCAAGAAGACGATGCTGCGCAAGACGCACTTCGACAACGTGCCGATGAAGCCGCAGCGCGTGTACGAAGAGATGAACCAGGTGTTCGGCCGCGATACGTGCTACGTCAGCACGATCGGCTTGTCGCAGATCGCCGGCGCGCAATTCCTGCACGTCTACAAGGCGCGCAACTGGATCAACTGCGGCCAGGCAGGCCCGCTCGGCTGGACGATTCCGGCAGCGCTCGGTGTGCGTGCAGCAGACCCGCAACGTCCGATCGTCGCACTCTCGGGCGACTACGACTTCCAGTTCATGATCGAAGAACTGGCTGCCGGCGCGCAATTCAAGCTGCCGTACATCCACGTCGTGGTGAACAACTCGTACCTCGGCTTGATCCGTCAGGCACAGCGCGCGTTCGATATGGACTTCTGCGTGCAGCTCGGCTTCGAGAACATCAACGCGCCGGAAATGAACGGTTACGGCGTGGACCACATCGCGGTGGCTGAAGGCCTGGGTTGCAAGGCGATCCGCGTGTTCAAACCGGAAGAACTCAAGCCGGCCCTGCTGAAAGCGCAATCGATGCTCTCCGAATTCAATGTGCCGGTGATCGTCGAAGTGATCCTCGAACGTGTGACCAACATTTCGATGGGCACCGAGATCGACGCGATCAACGAGTTTGAAGACCTGGCCGAGAAGCGCCAAGATGCGCCGACGGCAATCAGCATGCTCGACTGA
- a CDS encoding hydroxypyruvate isomerase, with protein MPKFAANLTMLFNEVPFLDRFAAAADAGFNAVEFLFPYPYQIAELNERLQQNRLKLVLHNLPAGNWEAGERGIACLPDRVGEFQEGVGRAIEYATALKVPQLNCLVGIPTAGVDADKARSTIVDNLRFAAGELKKAGIKLLVEPCNSYDIPGFALNRSGEGLDVIRAVGSDNLFLQYDIYHMQRMEGELAATIKKNLPQIAHIQLADNPGRNEPGTGEINYPFLFDLLDSLGYEGYVGCEYKPRTTTAAGLGWVQSVAGQTRGAAHAAA; from the coding sequence ATGCCGAAATTTGCAGCGAATCTCACCATGCTGTTCAACGAAGTCCCGTTCCTCGACCGCTTTGCGGCAGCAGCGGACGCGGGCTTCAACGCCGTTGAATTCCTGTTTCCGTATCCGTATCAGATCGCTGAATTGAACGAGCGTCTGCAGCAGAACCGTCTCAAGCTCGTGCTGCACAACTTGCCCGCGGGCAACTGGGAAGCGGGTGAACGCGGCATCGCGTGCCTGCCGGATCGCGTGGGCGAGTTTCAGGAAGGGGTTGGCCGCGCGATCGAATACGCGACGGCCCTGAAGGTGCCGCAATTGAACTGCCTCGTCGGCATTCCGACGGCGGGCGTCGATGCGGACAAGGCGCGCTCGACGATCGTCGACAACCTGCGCTTCGCCGCGGGCGAACTGAAGAAAGCCGGCATCAAGCTGCTGGTCGAGCCGTGCAATTCGTACGATATCCCGGGCTTCGCGCTGAACCGTTCGGGCGAAGGCCTCGACGTGATTCGCGCGGTGGGTTCGGACAATCTGTTCCTGCAATACGACATCTATCACATGCAACGGATGGAAGGCGAACTCGCGGCGACGATCAAGAAGAACCTGCCGCAAATCGCGCACATCCAGCTCGCCGACAACCCGGGCCGCAACGAACCCGGCACCGGCGAAATCAACTACCCGTTCCTGTTCGACCTGCTCGATTCGCTCGGCTACGAAGGTTACGTCGGTTGCGAATACAAGCCGCGCACGACCACTGCCGCCGGCCTCGGCTGGGTGCAGAGCGTGGCCGGGCAAACCCGCGGCGCAGCCCACGCCGCAGCCTGA
- a CDS encoding 2-hydroxy-3-oxopropionate reductase encodes MAKIGFIGLGIMGAHMARNLIKGGHTLFVNGAYPVPEDLSKTAAVVANSTAVAQAADVVIIMVPDTPDVANVLFADDGVAAGLTQGKLVIDMSSISPLDTQAFAKKINALGADYLDAPVSGGEVGAREASLTIMVGGPEKAFAVAKPLFELMGKNISLIGDNGAGQTCKVANQIIVALNIEAVAEALLFASRSGADPERVRKALMGGFASSRILEVHGERMTKRKFDPGFRIELHQKDLNLALDGARKLGIALPHTASAQQLFSVCAANGGKAWDHSAMVRALEIMANYEVAQAPASDAKAA; translated from the coding sequence ATGGCAAAGATCGGTTTCATCGGCCTCGGCATCATGGGCGCGCACATGGCGCGCAACCTCATCAAGGGCGGTCACACGCTGTTCGTGAATGGCGCGTACCCGGTGCCGGAAGATCTGAGCAAGACGGCCGCCGTCGTCGCCAATTCGACCGCTGTGGCACAAGCCGCCGACGTCGTCATCATCATGGTGCCGGACACGCCTGACGTCGCCAACGTGCTGTTCGCCGACGACGGCGTCGCCGCCGGCCTCACGCAGGGCAAGCTGGTAATCGACATGAGCTCGATCTCCCCGCTCGACACGCAAGCCTTCGCGAAGAAGATCAACGCGCTCGGCGCCGATTACCTCGATGCGCCGGTATCCGGCGGCGAAGTCGGCGCGCGTGAAGCGTCGCTGACGATCATGGTTGGCGGTCCGGAAAAAGCCTTCGCCGTGGCCAAGCCGCTGTTCGAACTGATGGGCAAGAACATCTCGCTGATCGGCGACAACGGCGCGGGTCAAACCTGCAAGGTCGCGAACCAGATCATCGTCGCGCTGAACATCGAAGCGGTGGCTGAAGCCCTGCTGTTCGCTTCGCGCTCGGGCGCCGATCCGGAACGCGTGCGTAAGGCATTGATGGGTGGCTTCGCTTCGTCGCGCATCCTCGAAGTGCATGGCGAGCGCATGACCAAGCGCAAGTTCGATCCGGGCTTCCGCATCGAACTGCACCAGAAGGATCTGAACCTCGCACTGGACGGCGCACGCAAGCTCGGCATCGCCCTGCCGCATACGGCGAGCGCGCAACAACTGTTTAGCGTGTGCGCAGCGAACGGCGGCAAGGCATGGGATCACTCGGCCATGGTCCGCGCGCTGGAAATCATGGCGAACTACGAAGTCGCGCAAGCGCCGGCTAGCGACGCCAAGGCTGCCTGA
- a CDS encoding L-asparaginase, with product MAARGASLTIAAMNTLTSSSATPSNEGATPQLPRIAVLATGGTIAGAAADATNTSGYQAGVVGVDQLLAVVPALSTVARIAPEQIASVDSKDMAMPLWTTLAQRINTLLAADDVDGVVVTHGTDTLEETAYLLHLTIKSDKPVVLTAAMRPASALSADGPLNLLNAVTVAANASSRGQGVLVAFNNKIHSARDVVKTSTYAVDAFQSPEVGALGWVQDGRVEFQRSVLRPHTLATEFVIGAKWPHVEVVVSYAGVSRIAVDAVVAAGVRGIVVAGTGNGSIHATLQQALADAASQGVAVVRSSRVGSGHVMRNGAAADDALGFVSAGSLNPYKARVLLMLALAAGGTGPVALQKTFDTY from the coding sequence ATGGCAGCGCGCGGCGCATCGCTTACAATCGCCGCCATGAATACTTTGACTTCTTCTTCCGCGACGCCTTCCAACGAAGGCGCAACGCCCCAGCTGCCGCGCATCGCCGTGCTGGCAACCGGCGGCACGATCGCCGGGGCGGCTGCGGACGCCACCAACACGTCCGGCTATCAGGCCGGTGTGGTCGGCGTCGATCAATTGCTCGCCGTAGTGCCGGCTTTGTCCACGGTCGCGCGGATTGCGCCCGAACAGATTGCGAGCGTCGACAGCAAAGACATGGCGATGCCGCTATGGACCACGCTCGCGCAACGCATCAACACGTTGCTGGCCGCCGACGACGTCGACGGCGTAGTGGTCACGCATGGCACCGACACGCTCGAAGAAACCGCTTATCTGCTGCATCTGACGATCAAGTCGGACAAGCCGGTCGTGCTGACCGCGGCAATGCGCCCGGCGTCGGCGCTGTCAGCCGACGGTCCGTTGAATCTGCTGAATGCCGTGACGGTTGCGGCGAACGCGAGTTCGCGCGGGCAGGGCGTGCTGGTGGCCTTCAACAACAAGATTCACAGCGCACGCGACGTGGTCAAGACGAGCACGTATGCCGTCGATGCGTTCCAGTCTCCGGAGGTCGGCGCGCTCGGCTGGGTGCAGGACGGTCGCGTCGAATTCCAGCGCAGCGTGCTGCGCCCGCATACGCTCGCGACCGAATTTGTGATCGGTGCGAAGTGGCCGCATGTGGAGGTTGTCGTGAGCTATGCCGGTGTCTCGCGGATCGCCGTGGATGCCGTGGTGGCAGCCGGCGTGCGCGGCATCGTGGTGGCGGGCACGGGCAATGGTTCGATCCACGCGACCCTGCAACAGGCATTGGCCGACGCAGCCTCGCAAGGCGTGGCGGTGGTGCGTTCGTCGCGCGTGGGGTCAGGCCACGTGATGCGCAACGGCGCGGCCGCGGACGATGCGCTCGGCTTCGTCAGCGCGGGCTCGTTGAATCCGTACAAGGCGCGCGTGCTGCTGATGCTGGCGTTGGCCGCGGGCGGCACAGGGCCGGTTGCGTTGCAGAAGACCTTCGATACGTACTGA
- a CDS encoding transcriptional regulator, LysR family yields the protein MNFQQLRFVREAVRQNMNLTEVANVLYTSQSGVSKQIKDLEDELGVDIFIRRGKRLTGLTEPGKAVHQLIERMLLDAENLRRVARQYADQDSGHLVVATTHTQARYALPKVIRQFTEVFPKVHLALRQGSPQQIAQMIINGEADIGISTEALDRFPDIVTFPCYSWHHIVVVPKGHPLVGRENLTLDEIAEFPIVTYDQDFTGRSHIDQAFAKAGALPDVVLTAIDADVIKTYVELGMGIGVVAAMAYDPKRDTELVALDTQHLFEASTTRVGLRKGAFLRAYAYRLIEMFAPQLNEAEIAAQLREAV from the coding sequence ATGAACTTCCAGCAATTGCGCTTCGTGCGCGAGGCCGTGCGTCAGAACATGAATCTGACTGAGGTGGCCAACGTGTTGTACACGTCGCAGTCGGGCGTCTCGAAACAGATCAAGGATCTGGAGGACGAACTCGGCGTCGATATTTTCATCCGGCGCGGCAAGCGTCTGACGGGCCTCACCGAGCCGGGCAAGGCGGTGCATCAGCTGATCGAGCGGATGTTGCTCGATGCGGAGAATCTGCGCCGCGTCGCGCGTCAATACGCGGATCAGGACAGCGGCCACCTCGTCGTGGCGACGACTCACACGCAAGCGCGTTACGCGCTGCCGAAGGTGATTCGTCAATTCACCGAGGTGTTCCCGAAGGTGCATCTGGCGCTGCGCCAGGGCAGCCCGCAACAGATCGCGCAGATGATCATCAACGGCGAAGCGGATATCGGCATTTCGACGGAAGCGCTCGACCGCTTCCCGGATATCGTCACGTTCCCGTGCTATTCGTGGCATCACATCGTGGTCGTACCCAAGGGCCATCCGCTGGTTGGGCGCGAGAACCTGACGCTCGATGAGATCGCCGAATTCCCGATTGTCACGTACGACCAGGACTTCACGGGCCGCTCGCACATCGACCAGGCGTTCGCGAAAGCGGGGGCGTTGCCCGACGTCGTGTTGACCGCAATCGATGCCGACGTGATCAAGACTTACGTCGAACTCGGCATGGGTATCGGCGTGGTCGCGGCCATGGCCTACGATCCGAAGCGCGACACGGAACTGGTGGCGCTCGACACGCAGCATCTGTTCGAGGCGAGCACGACGCGGGTCGGCTTGCGCAAGGGCGCGTTCCTGCGCGCGTATGCGTACCGCCTGATCGAAATGTTCGCGCCGCAGTTGAACGAAGCGGAAATCGCGGCACAGTTGCGCGAAGCGGTTTGA
- a CDS encoding sulfate transport system ATP-binding protein: protein MGITVRNLQKRFGDFVALDNVSLDFPPGELVALLGPSGCGKTTLLRVIAGLEYADGGQVVLQGQDVATVGAREREVGFVFQHYALFRHMTVFENVAFGLRVKPRKERPSEAVIREKVHELLKLVQLDWLAQRYPSELSGGQRQRIALARALAVEPKVLLLDEPFGALDAKVRKELRSWLRRLHDDLHISTIFVTHDQEEALEVADRIVVLNRGHVEQVGSPQDVYDHPQTSFVYEFLGAANRLHGKVDASGFVVDGAALPVSIKADFSGPAFAYVRPHDLQLYPQASGHREGIVVDVRRVVTLGGSVRVELAGREGNVLEAELDRESWRDLQLAIGDGVTAVPRALRVFPAQ from the coding sequence ATGGGTATCACCGTTCGTAACCTGCAAAAGCGCTTCGGCGATTTCGTCGCGCTCGATAACGTTTCGCTCGACTTTCCGCCGGGTGAACTGGTTGCGCTGCTCGGGCCGTCGGGTTGTGGCAAGACCACCTTGCTGCGGGTGATCGCCGGCCTCGAATACGCGGACGGCGGCCAGGTCGTGCTGCAAGGGCAGGACGTCGCAACGGTCGGCGCGCGTGAACGGGAAGTCGGTTTTGTGTTCCAGCATTACGCGCTGTTCCGTCACATGACGGTGTTCGAGAACGTCGCGTTCGGCTTGCGCGTGAAGCCCCGCAAGGAGCGGCCTTCCGAAGCGGTGATTCGCGAGAAGGTGCATGAACTGCTGAAGCTCGTGCAACTCGACTGGCTCGCGCAACGGTATCCATCGGAATTGTCGGGTGGTCAGCGGCAGCGGATTGCGCTGGCGCGCGCGTTGGCTGTCGAACCGAAGGTGCTGCTGCTCGACGAGCCGTTCGGTGCGCTGGATGCGAAGGTGCGCAAGGAGTTGCGCAGCTGGCTGCGTCGTTTGCATGACGATCTGCATATCTCGACGATTTTCGTGACGCACGATCAGGAGGAAGCGCTTGAAGTGGCCGATCGTATCGTCGTATTGAATCGCGGGCATGTGGAGCAGGTGGGCAGTCCGCAGGACGTGTACGATCATCCGCAGACCTCGTTCGTCTATGAGTTCCTCGGCGCGGCGAACCGTCTGCATGGCAAGGTGGATGCGAGCGGCTTCGTGGTCGACGGCGCGGCGCTGCCGGTGTCGATCAAGGCTGATTTCAGCGGGCCGGCGTTCGCCTATGTGCGTCCTCACGATCTGCAGTTGTACCCGCAAGCGTCTGGCCACCGCGAAGGTATTGTGGTCGATGTGCGGCGTGTGGTGACGCTCGGCGGTTCGGTGCGTGTGGAACTGGCGGGCCGCGAGGGCAATGTGCTCGAGGCGGAACTCGATCGCGAATCGTGGCGTGACCTGCAACTGGCAATCGGCGATGGTGTGACGGCGGTGCCGCGCGCGTTGCGCGTTTTCCCGGCGCAATGA
- a CDS encoding sulfate transport system permease protein translates to MSRNTSNGVDAAAVAVAPRAPLNVARRPDPVTEPPVVRWILTGIALLFLALFLVVPLVAVFYQALAKGIGFYLESLADPDALSAIKLTVITAAIAVPLNLVFGLAASWCIAKFDFRGKALLTTLIDLPFSVSPVISGLIYVLMFGAQGWFGPWLQAHDVQIIFAVPGIVLATIFVTFPFVARELIPLMQAQGNDEEEAAHVLGASGWQIFRRVTLPNVKWGLLYGVILCNARAMGEFGAVSVVSGHIRGQTDTMPLHVEILYNEYNFSAAFAVASVLALLALVTLGLKLLAERHMSAELSAARDVPAYAGPVTPTSASPFASQFASQSASQSASQSVNAMHGSQHPLKQGEL, encoded by the coding sequence ATGAGCCGCAACACCTCGAATGGCGTGGACGCCGCTGCGGTTGCCGTGGCGCCGCGCGCGCCGCTCAATGTCGCGCGCCGGCCTGATCCGGTCACCGAACCGCCCGTCGTGCGCTGGATTCTGACCGGCATCGCGCTGCTGTTTCTCGCGCTATTTCTCGTCGTGCCGCTCGTCGCCGTGTTCTATCAGGCCTTGGCTAAGGGCATTGGCTTCTATCTGGAATCGCTGGCCGATCCGGATGCGTTGTCGGCCATCAAGCTCACCGTCATCACGGCCGCGATCGCGGTGCCGCTGAATCTCGTGTTCGGCCTTGCTGCGTCATGGTGTATCGCCAAGTTCGACTTTCGCGGCAAGGCGTTGCTGACCACCTTGATCGATCTGCCGTTTTCGGTCTCGCCGGTGATTTCCGGTTTGATCTACGTGCTGATGTTCGGCGCGCAGGGCTGGTTCGGCCCGTGGCTGCAGGCGCATGATGTGCAGATCATCTTCGCCGTGCCGGGCATCGTGCTGGCGACGATCTTCGTCACGTTCCCGTTCGTTGCACGGGAACTGATTCCGCTAATGCAGGCGCAAGGCAACGATGAAGAAGAAGCCGCGCATGTGCTCGGCGCATCGGGCTGGCAGATTTTCCGGCGCGTCACGCTGCCGAACGTCAAATGGGGCCTGCTGTACGGCGTGATTCTGTGTAACGCGCGGGCCATGGGCGAGTTCGGCGCGGTGTCGGTGGTGTCCGGCCATATTCGCGGCCAGACCGACACGATGCCGCTGCACGTCGAAATTCTCTATAACGAATACAACTTCTCGGCGGCATTCGCTGTGGCGTCGGTGCTGGCCTTGCTGGCGCTCGTGACGCTCGGTCTGAAACTGCTCGCCGAGCGCCATATGTCGGCGGAACTGTCGGCCGCGCGCGATGTGCCGGCGTATGCAGGCCCTGTCACGCCGACGTCCGCTTCACCTTTCGCATCACAGTTCGCTTCACAGTCCGCTTCACAGTCCGCTTCACAGTCCGTCAATGCAATGCATGGATCGCAACACCCGCTCAAGCAAGGAGAGCTGTAA
- a CDS encoding sulfate transport system permease protein, whose translation MTTLTFRKPSALPGFGLTLGITVAYLSLVVLIPLAATFLKTATLDWSQFVRAVSSPRVLASYRLTFFSALGGALINAVFGFLVAWVLVRYTFPFKRIVDAVVDLPFALPTSVAGISLAAVYAGNGWIGQFLEPLGIKIAFTPAGVLIALTFIGLPFVVRTVQPVLEEFEREQEEAAACLGASRWLTFRRVVLPAVFPALLTGFALAFARALGEYGSVIFIAGNVPMKSEITSLLIITKLEQYDYAGATAIAVVMLVVSFLMLLLINTLQWYLQRRTSRGGAGPAPAVASVAALGGGVQ comes from the coding sequence ATGACGACGTTGACCTTCCGAAAACCGAGCGCGTTGCCCGGTTTTGGCCTGACACTCGGCATCACGGTGGCTTATCTGAGCCTCGTGGTGCTGATTCCGCTTGCGGCAACCTTTCTCAAGACCGCCACGCTCGACTGGAGTCAGTTCGTGCGCGCGGTGAGTTCGCCGCGCGTGCTCGCGTCGTATCGCCTCACGTTTTTCTCGGCCCTCGGCGGCGCGCTGATCAATGCGGTGTTCGGTTTTCTGGTCGCGTGGGTGCTGGTGCGCTATACCTTCCCGTTCAAGCGCATCGTCGATGCGGTGGTCGATCTGCCGTTCGCGCTGCCGACTTCGGTGGCCGGTATCTCGCTCGCGGCCGTGTACGCGGGCAATGGCTGGATCGGGCAGTTTCTCGAACCGCTCGGCATCAAGATCGCCTTTACGCCGGCGGGTGTGCTGATCGCGCTGACCTTTATCGGTTTGCCGTTCGTCGTGCGGACCGTGCAGCCGGTGCTCGAAGAGTTCGAACGCGAGCAGGAAGAGGCCGCGGCGTGCCTCGGCGCCTCGCGCTGGCTGACGTTTCGCCGCGTCGTGCTGCCGGCGGTGTTCCCCGCCTTGTTGACCGGTTTCGCGCTGGCGTTCGCGCGGGCGCTCGGCGAGTACGGTTCGGTGATCTTTATTGCCGGTAACGTGCCGATGAAATCCGAAATCACCTCGCTGCTGATCATTACCAAGCTCGAACAATACGACTACGCCGGCGCCACCGCGATCGCGGTCGTAATGCTGGTGGTGTCGTTCCTGATGCTGTTGTTGATCAATACGCTGCAGTGGTATCTGCAGCGCCGGACGAGTCGTGGCGGCGCAGGGCCGGCGCCTGCCGTTGCAAGCGTGGCAGCGCTCGGCGGAGGTGTGCAATGA